A single genomic interval of Mangifera indica cultivar Alphonso chromosome 5, CATAS_Mindica_2.1, whole genome shotgun sequence harbors:
- the LOC123216529 gene encoding REF/SRPP-like protein At1g67360, which translates to METEHKEKELKHLGFVRIAAIQALVCVCNLYNYAKSNSGPLRSAVGTVESAVTTVVGPVYERFKGVPDDILVYVDTKVNEASHKFDKHAPPMAKHVVSHAHILIEKALQKAQKFVSEAQAGGPRAALHYAAGEYTRFVLTNSAIVWHKLNHYAIFHTVAGITVPMAAHLSEKYNHVVLGMNKKGYPVVGYLPLVPIDEIAKAFKETKAEKEVNGPEPGSISVSD; encoded by the exons ATGGAGACCGAGCACAAGGAGAAAGAACTGAAGCACCTTGGATTCGTGAGGATTGCGGCGATTCAGGCTCTGGTGTGCGTGTGCAATCTGTACAACTACGCCAAGAGTAACTCAGGCCCGTTGCGATCGGCGGTTGGGACCGTAGAGAGTGCTGTGACAACCGTCGTTGGACCTGTCTATGAGAGATTCAAGGGAGTTCCTGATGATATCCTCGTTTATGTTGATACGAAG GTGAATGAAGCTTCACACAAGTTTGATAAACATGCTCCACCGATGGCAAAACATGTTGTGAGCCATGCCCATATTTTAATTGAGAAGGCTTTACAGAAAGCGCAAAAGTTTGTAAGCGAGGCTCAGGCCGGAGGACCACGCGCAGCTTTACATTATGCTGCTGGAGAGTATACACGATTCGTGCTCACAAATTCTGCTATCGTATGGCATAAGCTCAACCACTATGCGATCTTCCACACTGTGGCGGGGATTACTGTGCCGATGGCTGCACACTTATCGGAGAAGTATAATCATGTTGTTTTGGGAATGAACAAGAAGGGTTATCCGGTCGTGGGCTACCTTCCTTTGGTTCCCATTGATGAAATTGCTAAGGCTTTTAAGGAGACTAAAGCAGAGAAAGAGGTAAATGGGCCTGAACCAGGTTCAATCTCAGTTTCTGATTAA
- the LOC123216528 gene encoding F-box protein At1g67340-like, translating into MRTKRGLCYPKLLDLCLDQSVVLKKRRVTTGERKMACRKRPKLLPDKVGDCDFFDALPDDLLVSILCKLSSTARCPTDFVNVLMTCKRLNGLATNSLVLSKASEKTFAIKAKNWSDPAHRFLKLCADAGNVEACYTLGMIRFYCLNNRGSGASLMAKAAISSHAQALYSLAVIQFNGSGGSKNDKDLRAGVALCARAAFLGHIDALRELGHCLQDGYGVRQNIAEGRRFLVQANARELAAVLSSAPLHVVGTRSWLTWNSLAHVHPHPAPQPQNLNGQMTGMGCPLLSDFGCNVPAAEAHPASRFLAEWFSLRDGTPGPGLRLCSHVGCGRPETRRHEFRRCSVCGAVNYCSRACQALDWKLRHKAECTPVDRWLDEDGEVQVEGNVNDVEGNGAGDGEDDAIADS; encoded by the exons ATGAGAACGAAACGTGGGCTTTGTTACCCCAAACTACTAGATCTTTGTTTAGACCAGAGTGTAGTCTTAAAGAAGAGAAGAGTTACCACCGGTGAACGGAAGATGGCTTGCCGGAAAAGACCAAAACTTTTGCCGGACAAGGTTGGAGACTGTGACTTTTTCGATGCTTTACCTGATGATCTTCTTGTTTCTATTTTATGCAAACTCAGCTCCACCGCTCGTTGCCCAACCGATTTTGTTAACGTTTTGATGAC ATGCAAGAGATTAAACGGCTTGGCTACGAATTCTTTAGTACTTTCTAAAGCTTCTGAGAAAACATTCGCTATTAAAGCCAAAAACTGGTCCGACCCGGCTCACCGTTTCTTGAAACTATGCGCCGACGCCGGAAACGTAGAAGCTTGTTACACTCTAGGcatg ATTCGGTTCTACTGTTTAAATAACCGAGGAAGCGGAGCGTCGCTCATGGCCAAGGCCGCAATTAGCTCTCACGCGCAGGCACTGTATTCTCTGGCTGTTATTCAGTTTAACGGCAGCGGTGGTTCCAAGAACGACAAGGACCTCCGAGCCGGCGTGGCTCTTTGCGCAAGAGCAGCTTTTCTTGGTCACATCGACGCGCTACGCGAACTTGGTCACTGTCTCCAGGACGGTTACGGTGTCCGTCAAAACATAGCCGAGGGACGACGATTCCTCGTCCAAGCTAACGCTCGCGAGCTAGCAGCCGTGCTCTCGTCGGCACCTTTGCACGTTGTTGGCACGCGCTCGTGGCTCACGTGGAATTCACTCGCACACGTACACCCTCACCCAGCCCCGCAACCACAAAATCTCAACGGTCAGATGACTGGGATGGGATGTCCGTTACTAAGTGATTTCGGTTGCAATGTGCCGGCGGCAGAAGCACATCCGGCGAGCCGATTTTTAGCCGAGTGGTTCTCTTTACGTGATGGCACACCGGGACCGGGATTAAGGTTGTGTTCTCACGTAGGGTGTGGGAGACCCGAGACTAGGAGACATGAATTTCGTCGTTGTTCGGTCTGTGGGGCTGTAAATTATTGTTCACGTGCTTGTCAAGCGCTTGATTGGAAACTGCGTCATAAAGCCGAGTGTACGCCAGTTGACCGGTGGCTTGACGAAGACGGTGAAGTTCAGGTTGAGGGTAATGTCAATGACGTTGAAGGAAACGGGGCTGGTGATGGGGAAGATGACGCCATTGCTGATAGTTAA